In Colletotrichum higginsianum IMI 349063 chromosome 1, whole genome shotgun sequence, one genomic interval encodes:
- a CDS encoding Ankyrin-2 ankyrin, translated as MPRKLDSEKCQLCRQHKLKPRLWPQKCDRCLSKGLECSPGEIKRRVRRPVLEEEEDEEEQNDVAFDISSAPAMPRNKHKPPRETWGTEDVMNILTVVQLLNGEYEIHHSQRTLLAHIFYPQASFEGSLLGDNPASGGQRPVPYVSSLHQSLPLLKDKLSLAFKAGLGQEGLSPVDRTVLETALVDLHTDLPRLPTMAGQDSVRSPSRAHLCDLLLEVRSRGSERIPLNLLVVLASDMYSENLVRKFGLYHWSLVEQGFGLEWAKLLGYSVLASLLFESGEHYREARSYVKIWIHDVVARDGMGIGLTANDLASFPSQSWSLDSVAFLTDEVGLNEKDNQGLSLIHAAILDRRPDIVRELVLRGARVSHRIRGKRFSLFHFAAAVGCQDCYLELRGHPDLAPAEETRDRDGMLPLHVAALRGHTRVVEAILSANCHDAEYVNRETSQSGQTALSLAIDYPETIDTAEFLAGYAGVDFVVDRGMNQTALHVAASRMKSSLSRTLLSIVPGRLINARNESGETPLHMLARYGDQETLEAALDVPGVEPDLEAGDGYTPLVNAVMEARADAVKMLAVRGDVNVAALRRPLEPLGVSALDYAKQIVERDGIHVEHAKVLRFLRENFAELADNLSGCSASEGLGGGT; from the exons ATGCCTCGAAAGCTTGACAGCGAGAAGTGCCAGCTTTGTAGACAACACAAGTTGAAG CCCCGACTGTGGCCGCAAAAGTGTGATCGGTGTTTGTCAAAGGGCCTGGAGTGCTCGCCTGGGGAGATCAAGCGGCGTGTCAGACGACCGGtcctggaggaggaggaggatgaggaggagcAAAACGATGTTGCCTTCGATATCTCAAGCGCACCGGCGATGCCGCGAAATAAACACAAACCCCCTCGCGAGACTTGGGGCACTGAGGATGT CATGAACATCCTCAccgtcgtccagctcctGAACGGCGAGTATGAGATACACCACAGTCAGAGAACACTACTAGCTCACATTTTCTATCCTCAAGCATCGTTTGAGGGTAGTCTCCTTGGGGACAACCCTGCATCCGGCGGGCAGCGGCCGGTCCCCTACGTCTCAAGCTTGCATCAGAGCCTGCCCCTGCTCAAAGACAAGCTGTCCCTTGCCTTCAAAGCTGGCCTCGGGCAAGAGGGTCTTTCTCCGGTTGACAGAACAGTTCTCGAAACTGCTCTAGTGGATCTGCACACCGATCTGCCGCGACTTCCGACGATGGCCGGCCAAGATAGCGTGAGATCGCCTAGTCGGGCGCATCTCTGTGACCTGCTCCTCGAGGTGAGATCCCGAGGCTCGGAGCGGATTCCGCTGAATCTACTCGTTGTTCTGGCCAGCGATATGTATTCAGAGAACCTAGTGAGAAAGTTCGGTCTGTACCACTGGtccctcgtcgagcagggaTTCGGTCTCGAATGGGCGAAGTTGCTCGGCTACTCCGTCCTCGCGTCGTTGCTCTTCGAAAGCGGCGAGCACTACCGCGAGGCAAGGTCCTATGTCAAGATCTGGAtccacgacgtcgtcgcgAGAGACGGCATGGGAATTGGCCTCACAGCAAATGACCTTGCTTCTTTCCCGTCGCAGTCATGGTCCCTCGATAGCGTGGCCTTCCTGACTGACGAGGTCGGACTAAACGAGAAGGATAACCAAGGGCTCTCGCTAATCCACGCCGCGATCCTGGACCGAAGGCCGGACATTGTCCGTGAACTAGTTTTACGGGGCGCAAGGGTATCTCATCGGATCCGAGGGAAACggttctctctcttccactTCGCAGCAGCGGTCGGGTGCCAAGATTGTTACCTCGAGCTGCGCGGTCACCCGGACCTCGcgccggcggaggagacCCGGGACCGGGACGGCATGTTGCCGCTGCACGTCGCTGCGCTGCGCGGCCATACTCGCGTCGTGGAAGCTATCTTGTCGGCCAACTGTCACGACGCAGAGTATGTCAACCGCGAGACGTCGCAGTCGGGACAGACTGCGTTGTCTCTGGCCATCGACTATCCAGAAACAATCGACACGGCCGAGTTTCTCGCGGGTTATGCCGGTGTCGACTTTGTGGTTGATCGAGGCATGAACCAGACGGCACTGCACGTGGCGGCGTCCCGCATGAAGTCCTCCCTTTCTCgcaccctcctctccatTGTGCCTGGGAGGCTGATCAACGCGAGAAACGAGAGCGGGGAGACGCCGCTGCACATGCTTGCTCGTTACGGCGACCAGGAGACATTGGAGGCGGCCCTGGATGTTCCGGGGGTCGAGCCGGACCTCGAGGCGGGAGATGGTTATACGCCCCTCGTCAATGCCGTAATGGAGGCGAGGGCCGATGCGGTGAAAATGTTGGCGGTTCGTGGGGATGTCAATGTCGCAGCGTTACGGCGACCACTAGAGCCGCTTGGAGTATCTGCTCTCGATTATGCGAAGCAAATTGTAGAGAGAGATGGCATTCACGTGGAGCATGCAAAGGTGCTGAGATTCTTGCGGGAGAACTTCGCAGAGCTTGCGGATAACCTCAGCGGTTGCTCGGCGTCAGAAGGACTGGGGGGTGGGACATGA